The Hymenobacter baengnokdamensis genome includes a region encoding these proteins:
- a CDS encoding amidase, giving the protein MNRRLFLLNGSLAGAALTTLSLAQCTSNSAPTAQPPTDPTAASPAAGPDAFPLLEATVADLQQHMQAGRHSARALCELYLQRIEAVNAKGPTLRAVIETNPEALKIADALDAERKAGKVRGPLHGIPILIKDNIDTGDQMQTTAGSLALAGHRAKQDAFIVKQLRAAGAVVLGKTNLSEWANFRSTRATSGWSSRGGQTKNPYILDRTPSGSSAGSGSAAAASLCAVAIGTETDGSVVSPSSVNGLVGLKPTVGLLSRTGIIPISATQDTAGPMARTVRDAALLLAALTGEDPADAATRGSAAHAAPDYTRFLDTNALKGKRLGVEKSHLTGTSDAVALLQKALAVLKAQGATIVEINVAKPVAALGDAEFQVLLYEFKDGVNKYLAGTNAGVKTLADVIAFDKANAAKAMPFFQQETLEAAEKTEGLGSAKYQAALARSQGGTRKILDKIMHDNQLAAIIGITTGPAGCIDLVNGDYSSGLDFSSPAAMAGYPHLTVPMGQAQHLPVGLSFVGPAWSEGLLLGLGYAYEQATKLRQAPEMRGPLVG; this is encoded by the coding sequence ATGAATCGCCGCCTTTTTCTACTCAACGGCTCGCTGGCCGGCGCCGCTCTCACTACCCTTTCGCTGGCGCAATGCACTTCGAATAGCGCGCCCACCGCCCAGCCGCCCACCGACCCGACTGCCGCCAGCCCGGCAGCCGGCCCCGATGCGTTTCCGCTGCTCGAAGCCACGGTGGCTGATTTGCAGCAGCACATGCAGGCCGGCCGGCACTCGGCGCGGGCGCTGTGCGAGCTGTATTTGCAGCGCATCGAAGCGGTAAACGCGAAAGGTCCGACGTTGCGCGCCGTTATCGAAACCAACCCGGAGGCGTTGAAAATTGCCGATGCGCTCGACGCGGAGCGCAAGGCCGGCAAGGTACGCGGCCCCCTGCACGGCATCCCAATATTGATAAAAGACAATATTGATACCGGCGACCAGATGCAGACCACCGCCGGCTCATTGGCCCTGGCCGGGCACCGCGCCAAGCAGGACGCCTTTATCGTCAAACAGCTGCGAGCGGCCGGGGCCGTAGTACTCGGCAAAACCAATCTGAGCGAGTGGGCCAACTTCCGCTCGACGCGCGCCACCAGCGGCTGGAGCAGCCGGGGCGGACAAACTAAAAATCCCTATATTCTGGACCGCACGCCCAGCGGCTCCAGCGCCGGCTCGGGCTCGGCGGCGGCGGCCAGCCTGTGCGCGGTGGCCATCGGCACCGAAACCGACGGCTCAGTAGTGTCACCTTCCTCGGTGAATGGCCTGGTAGGCCTCAAGCCCACGGTAGGGCTACTCAGCCGCACGGGCATCATTCCGATTTCCGCCACCCAGGATACGGCCGGCCCCATGGCCCGCACCGTGCGCGACGCGGCCCTGCTGCTGGCGGCGCTCACCGGCGAAGACCCGGCCGATGCCGCTACTCGCGGCAGCGCCGCCCACGCCGCGCCCGACTATACCAGGTTTCTGGATACCAATGCTCTGAAAGGCAAGCGCCTGGGGGTCGAGAAAAGTCACCTCACCGGTACTTCCGACGCCGTGGCCCTGCTGCAAAAAGCCCTGGCGGTGCTGAAAGCTCAGGGAGCTACCATTGTGGAAATAAACGTAGCCAAGCCGGTCGCGGCCCTGGGCGACGCCGAGTTTCAGGTGCTGCTCTACGAATTTAAAGATGGCGTAAATAAGTACCTGGCGGGTACCAATGCGGGCGTAAAAACCCTGGCCGACGTCATTGCCTTTGACAAGGCCAACGCGGCTAAAGCCATGCCCTTTTTCCAGCAGGAAACCCTGGAGGCAGCCGAAAAAACCGAAGGGCTGGGCAGCGCCAAGTACCAGGCGGCGCTGGCCCGCTCGCAGGGCGGCACCCGCAAAATCCTGGACAAAATTATGCACGACAATCAGCTGGCTGCCATCATCGGCATCACCACCGGCCCGGCCGGCTGCATCGATTTGGTGAATGGCGACTACTCGTCGGGCCTCGACTTTTCGTCGCCGGCCGCGATGGCGGGCTACCCGCACCTTACCGTGCCGATGGGCCAGGCCCAGCACCTGCCGGTGGGGCTCTCCTTCGTGGGGCCAGCTTGGTCCGAGGGCCTGTTGCTGGGCCTGGGCTACGCCTACGAGCAGGCAACCAAGCTGCGGCAAGCACCCGAGATGCGGGGGCCGCTGGTGGGGTAA
- a CDS encoding DUF6364 family protein, whose translation MSNQSAYPMSQVVITLDESLLSDAEAYARQHGQPLDALVAELLQAAVRPPATPGQPLSPRIQRLFGSVSVPANFDYKDALTDALRERYGI comes from the coding sequence TTGTCCAACCAGTCTGCCTACCCCATGTCTCAGGTCGTCATTACCCTCGATGAGTCGCTGCTCAGCGACGCCGAAGCCTATGCCCGGCAGCACGGCCAGCCACTCGACGCGCTGGTGGCCGAGCTGCTGCAAGCCGCGGTGCGGCCACCAGCAACTCCTGGTCAGCCCTTATCGCCCCGCATTCAGCGCTTGTTCGGCTCAGTCTCAGTACCGGCTAATTTCGATTACAAAGATGCGCTGACTGATGCCCTTCGCGAGCGTTACGGTATATGA
- a CDS encoding type II toxin-antitoxin system VapC family toxin gives MTRFFLDTNVVLDFLTRREPFAVQAADLFQLAEDRKVRLYCSSLSFSQIHYILRKIIGSVPARSLLLELAALVTIVAVDSRNVQDALQSAFIDFEDALQYYAASAAAESGPEAIITRDPKGFSASQLPVLSPAEALRRVA, from the coding sequence ATGACGCGCTTTTTTCTGGACACTAATGTGGTGCTGGATTTTTTAACGCGCCGCGAACCGTTTGCTGTACAAGCAGCCGATTTATTCCAGCTAGCCGAAGACCGGAAAGTGCGGCTTTATTGTAGTAGCCTGTCATTTAGCCAAATACACTATATCCTACGTAAAATCATCGGCTCAGTTCCTGCTCGTAGTCTGTTGCTAGAATTGGCGGCCCTCGTGACCATTGTCGCCGTTGATTCGCGCAACGTACAGGATGCGCTTCAGTCCGCTTTTATTGATTTTGAAGACGCACTCCAGTATTACGCGGCGAGTGCCGCAGCTGAATCCGGGCCGGAAGCCATCATAACCCGCGACCCCAAAGGCTTTTCTGCCAGCCAGCTACCCGTGCTGTCGCCGGCCGAAGCACTTCGGCGGGTGGCCTAG
- a CDS encoding HNH endonuclease: MNFYVGVTDKAWFDYLRQEPREDVNFWKPLGGANFGAVPAGAPFLLKLRKPEHSIVGVGFFTVQTKASVSFAWETFGNRNGYGELLDFRAAINKYRVAHHKPAELNPEISCLVLTAPVFFRKPDWIPAPADWGDPIVTGKVYNTATPIGARLWANVSATLLRYQNDAFTQELATDSLLLESPAIYREALTKVRIGQGAFKALVTQAYDKQCAISGEKTLPVLEAAHIQPYSQAGPNQLGNGLLLRSDLHKLFDRHYLTIDATDRVVRVSSRIREEFQNGKEYYRFDGQPLRMLPKSILDQPAKQYLEHHNQLFMP; encoded by the coding sequence ATGAATTTCTACGTTGGCGTAACCGACAAGGCGTGGTTTGATTACCTGCGGCAGGAACCCCGCGAGGATGTCAATTTCTGGAAGCCGCTGGGTGGTGCCAACTTCGGGGCGGTACCGGCTGGTGCGCCTTTTCTGCTTAAGCTGCGTAAGCCGGAGCATAGCATTGTGGGCGTGGGCTTTTTTACAGTGCAGACCAAGGCATCCGTGTCATTCGCCTGGGAAACCTTTGGCAACCGGAACGGCTACGGCGAACTGCTGGATTTCCGAGCCGCCATAAATAAATACCGGGTAGCGCACCACAAGCCCGCCGAGCTGAATCCTGAAATCAGCTGTCTGGTTCTGACTGCCCCTGTCTTTTTCCGTAAGCCCGACTGGATACCCGCGCCCGCTGACTGGGGCGACCCCATCGTGACCGGTAAAGTGTACAACACGGCTACCCCCATCGGGGCCAGGCTGTGGGCTAATGTGAGCGCCACCCTGCTGCGCTACCAAAACGACGCATTTACCCAAGAGCTGGCTACCGATTCTCTGTTGCTGGAATCGCCCGCCATCTACCGGGAGGCGCTGACTAAGGTGCGAATCGGGCAGGGCGCCTTCAAGGCGCTGGTAACGCAGGCCTACGATAAGCAGTGCGCTATCTCGGGCGAGAAGACGTTGCCGGTGCTCGAAGCGGCCCATATTCAGCCCTATTCCCAGGCCGGACCCAACCAGCTCGGCAATGGCCTGCTGCTGCGCTCCGACCTGCACAAGCTGTTCGACCGCCATTACCTGACTATCGATGCCACCGACCGCGTAGTGCGGGTGAGCAGCCGTATCCGGGAAGAGTTTCAGAATGGCAAAGAGTACTACCGCTTCGACGGTCAGCCCTTACGCATGCTCCCCAAAAGTATTCTCGACCAGCCCGCCAAGCAATACCTGGAGCACCATAATCAACTATTTATGCCGTAA
- a CDS encoding BPTD_3080 family restriction endonuclease, with protein MDGHPDPNPVRLPDNPILNNPYLAPDKHYATDLQGNLDYGTIAPGRRLFVPEVQVMPGKHQGQKEAFEFNELAASYGTHLINLVRREVGLWRAAGYPDATRVTRELLAYWFPDQDESPVKKLFFAQREAVETAIWLNEVAGRSNAGSHILNQLREGQQSVSAHPADHLPRIAFKMATGSGKTVVMAALVLYHYFNRQQYRQDVRFADNFLLVAPGITIRDRLGVLRADTTSDRNYAQDYYHQRKLVPPPYEDMLEGLNARLAICNYHQFEPRTLQGNKRGVFDGKIGADGKKQDEYENYNQVFKRLLSGFRPGSRLLVLNDEAHHCYLPQAAPGKRKKATDGDEAGADENARAAVWFSGLRELGQRYQLAAVYDLSATPYYLQGSGCKPYTLFPWIVTDFGLVEAIESGLVKIPYLPEKDDTQQLDMPVLRNLYENVKDSLPKMGKATERKEKGAGYIEKKPDLPQLLVTALDQLVAHYEEYDQGVRERGERRPELLSTPPVLIVVCNNTGVSKEVYKHIAGYEFADPKHGRVVAQGHHAIFSNYLPDGSPRHRPPTLLIDSDALENSGQVDEAFRRVFKEEIAQFRQEYRRLYPERPADELTEAELLREVVNTVGRPGKLGAHVRCVVSVSMLTEGWDANTVTHIVGLRAFGSQLLCEQVAGRALRRRYYELQAYDKQGEVVVGTTKADKARIAEYKFPPEYARIIGIPFKAFRRGKGGGGAGPEGDEVTPIRALPEREHLEIVFPNLTGYREERGTGALVPDFAAVGRFELDFSKIPTHTELASAFSGSTESMRLEAHEHMRDNEAVYYVTSEVLRHHFSDVDGTPQMEYFGPVRRIVAQWYEQCLTLVHQTDPAFKRLVKYWDSKAVASHINQAITVGLPEAERRIRPVPNYYNPRGSTRFVHGQTTRPVFATTKSPVNYVVADTESWEQICAKVLEDLPQVLSYVKNAFLDFKIPYLKEGKDANYLPDFIARVRTQSGQTVNLIIEVTGMNRDKQAKKHYTEKYWLPAVNGDLAALGLPPDEPWAFIEISEDIRYTRNHLVEKIQSL; from the coding sequence ATGGACGGCCACCCCGACCCGAACCCCGTCCGCCTGCCGGACAATCCCATCCTCAACAATCCTTACCTAGCGCCCGACAAGCATTACGCCACCGACCTGCAAGGCAACCTGGACTACGGCACTATTGCGCCAGGCCGACGCTTGTTTGTCCCCGAAGTGCAGGTGATGCCCGGCAAGCACCAGGGCCAGAAAGAAGCGTTTGAGTTCAACGAGCTGGCAGCCTCCTACGGCACGCACCTCATCAACCTGGTGCGCCGGGAGGTAGGGCTGTGGCGGGCCGCCGGCTACCCCGATGCCACCCGCGTAACGCGTGAGCTGCTGGCCTACTGGTTTCCCGACCAGGACGAGTCGCCGGTGAAAAAGCTGTTTTTTGCCCAGCGCGAAGCCGTGGAAACGGCCATCTGGCTCAATGAGGTAGCTGGTCGCTCCAACGCGGGCAGCCACATTCTCAACCAGCTGCGCGAAGGGCAGCAGAGCGTATCGGCCCACCCGGCCGACCACCTGCCGCGCATCGCCTTCAAGATGGCTACCGGCAGCGGCAAAACCGTGGTGATGGCCGCCCTCGTGCTCTACCACTATTTCAACCGCCAGCAGTATCGCCAGGATGTGCGCTTCGCCGATAATTTCCTGCTGGTAGCGCCCGGCATCACCATCCGCGACCGGCTGGGGGTGCTGCGCGCCGATACCACTTCCGACCGCAACTATGCCCAGGACTACTACCACCAGCGCAAGCTGGTGCCGCCGCCCTATGAGGATATGCTCGAAGGGCTGAACGCCCGGCTGGCTATCTGCAACTACCACCAGTTTGAGCCGCGCACCCTGCAAGGCAACAAGCGCGGCGTATTTGATGGTAAGATTGGAGCCGATGGCAAAAAGCAGGACGAGTACGAGAATTACAACCAGGTTTTCAAACGGCTCCTGAGTGGGTTCCGGCCCGGCAGCCGCCTGCTGGTGCTCAACGATGAGGCGCACCACTGCTACCTGCCGCAGGCCGCCCCCGGTAAGCGGAAAAAAGCCACCGACGGCGACGAAGCCGGGGCTGACGAAAATGCCCGCGCGGCCGTGTGGTTCAGTGGCTTGCGCGAACTGGGGCAGCGCTACCAGCTCGCGGCCGTGTATGACTTGTCGGCGACGCCTTACTATCTGCAGGGCTCGGGCTGCAAGCCCTACACCCTTTTTCCGTGGATAGTGACGGACTTCGGACTAGTCGAAGCCATTGAGAGCGGGCTGGTAAAAATTCCCTACCTGCCCGAAAAAGACGATACCCAGCAGCTCGACATGCCGGTGCTGCGCAACCTCTACGAAAACGTGAAGGACAGCCTGCCGAAGATGGGCAAGGCCACCGAGCGCAAAGAAAAAGGCGCCGGCTATATAGAGAAAAAACCCGATTTACCGCAGCTGCTCGTCACGGCCCTCGACCAGCTGGTGGCGCACTACGAGGAATACGACCAGGGTGTACGCGAGCGCGGCGAGCGCCGGCCCGAGCTGCTGAGTACGCCGCCCGTTTTGATTGTGGTATGCAACAATACCGGCGTCTCGAAGGAAGTGTACAAGCACATTGCCGGCTACGAGTTTGCGGACCCGAAGCACGGGCGGGTAGTCGCGCAGGGCCACCACGCCATCTTCTCCAATTACCTGCCCGATGGCTCGCCCAGGCACCGGCCACCGACGCTGCTCATCGACTCCGACGCGCTGGAAAACAGCGGGCAGGTAGACGAGGCGTTTCGCCGGGTATTTAAGGAAGAAATCGCGCAGTTCCGGCAGGAGTACCGCCGCCTGTATCCCGAGCGCCCGGCCGACGAGCTGACCGAGGCCGAGCTGCTGCGCGAGGTAGTAAATACGGTAGGCCGCCCCGGCAAGCTGGGCGCGCACGTCCGCTGCGTGGTGTCGGTATCGATGCTCACCGAGGGCTGGGATGCCAATACCGTAACGCACATCGTGGGCCTGCGAGCCTTTGGCTCGCAGCTTTTGTGCGAGCAGGTGGCGGGCCGGGCGCTGCGCCGGCGCTACTACGAGCTGCAAGCCTACGATAAGCAGGGCGAAGTTGTCGTAGGCACTACCAAGGCTGATAAGGCACGCATAGCCGAGTACAAGTTTCCGCCCGAATACGCCCGCATCATCGGCATTCCCTTCAAAGCGTTTCGGCGGGGCAAGGGTGGCGGCGGGGCCGGCCCCGAGGGCGACGAGGTAACGCCTATCCGGGCTTTGCCCGAGCGCGAGCACCTGGAAATTGTTTTCCCCAACCTGACGGGCTACCGCGAGGAGCGGGGTACCGGCGCGCTGGTGCCCGACTTTGCGGCCGTGGGCAGGTTCGAGCTGGACTTTTCCAAAATACCCACGCACACGGAGCTGGCCTCGGCGTTTTCGGGCAGTACGGAAAGCATGCGGCTCGAAGCCCACGAGCACATGCGCGACAACGAAGCCGTGTACTACGTCACGAGTGAGGTGCTGCGCCATCATTTTTCCGACGTAGATGGCACGCCTCAGATGGAATATTTCGGGCCCGTGCGCCGCATTGTAGCCCAGTGGTACGAGCAGTGCCTGACGCTGGTGCATCAGACCGACCCGGCCTTTAAGCGGCTGGTGAAATACTGGGACAGCAAGGCCGTGGCCAGCCACATCAACCAGGCCATTACGGTAGGCCTGCCCGAGGCGGAGCGCCGCATCAGGCCGGTGCCCAATTACTACAACCCGCGCGGCAGTACCCGCTTCGTGCACGGCCAAACCACCCGCCCGGTGTTTGCCACCACCAAAAGCCCCGTCAACTACGTGGTGGCCGATACCGAAAGCTGGGAGCAGATTTGCGCTAAGGTGCTCGAAGACCTGCCCCAGGTGCTGAGCTACGTCAAAAACGCCTTTCTGGACTTCAAAATCCCTTACCTGAAAGAGGGTAAGGACGCCAACTACCTGCCCGATTTTATCGCCCGCGTGCGCACCCAGAGCGGTCAGACGGTCAACCTCATTATCGAGGTAACGGGCATGAACCGCGATAAGCAGGCCAAAAAGCACTACACCGAAAAGTACTGGCTGCCCGCCGTGAACGGCGACCTCGCCGCCCTGGGCCTGCCGCCCGACGAGCCCTGGGCATTCATCGAAATCAGCGAGGATATCCGCTACACCCGCAACCACCTGGTCGAGAAGATTCAAAGCCTGTAG
- a CDS encoding D-alanyl-D-alanine carboxypeptidase, with translation MLSSVAICRARRCGALLVLALLSLTTACGQTPPPAVPPAVVVDSATGKADMPWLRQLLDSSATLRRQQVGVSLADAATGAPLFGYNEAKYFTPASTMKLLTLYAGLTLLPDSLPSLRYFSRGDTLFFQGTGDPTFLHGDVPSRRAYAFLASRPEKILAYCDIACVPAYGPSWAWDDFNYYFQPERTAFPVFGNTVRFYAAAPVVQRAHAGAAVKVLPQRVRVLPRAFAPLTGPAGEGFRLSPDQDDEMHVFRAPLENHFTYVPGSKRWVDEVPYRTSRTLLLRLLGDTLRRAIVGTAWRPHPSRDSIRTLRGLRADSLYRRMLRVSDNFLAEQLLLMTSTQVGYRDSLSGQRTIRYILKNQLKTLPDRPDWVDGSGLSRLNLLTPRTLTAVLCRLHQQLPEPRLLSLLAAGGGPGTLRRRYFEPGPPKVTWFWGKTGTLTHTCNLAGYVRCKSGRLVAVTFFNNSIPGDDQATRNAMQRLLGEVRARL, from the coding sequence ATGCTTTCTTCAGTTGCCATTTGCCGGGCTCGGCGCTGCGGCGCTTTGCTGGTGCTGGCCTTGCTCTCGCTCACTACCGCCTGCGGGCAAACCCCGCCGCCGGCGGTCCCGCCGGCCGTAGTCGTTGATTCGGCCACCGGCAAAGCCGACATGCCGTGGCTGCGCCAGCTGCTCGACAGCAGCGCCACGCTGCGCCGCCAGCAGGTGGGGGTTTCTTTGGCCGATGCCGCTACTGGCGCGCCGCTGTTTGGCTACAACGAGGCCAAATACTTTACGCCGGCCAGCACCATGAAGCTGCTGACCCTGTACGCCGGCCTTACGCTGCTGCCCGATTCGCTGCCCAGCCTGCGCTACTTTTCGCGGGGCGATACGCTGTTTTTTCAGGGCACCGGCGACCCTACTTTTCTGCACGGCGACGTGCCTTCGCGGCGGGCCTACGCTTTTCTGGCAAGCCGACCCGAGAAGATACTAGCGTACTGCGATATTGCCTGCGTGCCGGCTTATGGCCCCAGCTGGGCCTGGGACGATTTCAACTACTACTTCCAGCCCGAGCGCACGGCCTTTCCGGTTTTTGGCAACACGGTGCGCTTTTATGCCGCTGCTCCTGTGGTGCAGCGGGCGCATGCGGGCGCGGCGGTGAAGGTGTTACCGCAGCGGGTGCGGGTGCTGCCCCGCGCCTTTGCCCCGCTGACCGGGCCGGCGGGCGAGGGCTTTCGCCTCTCGCCCGACCAGGACGACGAGATGCACGTTTTTCGGGCGCCACTCGAAAACCATTTTACCTACGTGCCCGGCAGCAAGCGCTGGGTGGATGAGGTGCCGTACCGCACCAGCCGCACCCTGCTGCTGCGCCTGCTGGGCGACACGCTGCGCAGGGCCATTGTGGGCACGGCGTGGCGCCCGCACCCGAGCCGCGACAGCATCCGCACGCTGCGCGGGCTGCGCGCCGACTCGCTCTACCGCCGCATGCTGCGCGTGAGCGACAACTTCCTGGCCGAGCAGCTTTTGCTTATGACCAGCACGCAGGTGGGCTACCGCGACTCGTTGAGCGGGCAGCGTACCATTCGATATATTCTAAAAAATCAATTAAAGACGTTGCCCGACCGGCCCGACTGGGTCGATGGCTCGGGTCTGTCGCGGCTCAACCTGCTTACGCCGCGCACGCTTACGGCGGTGCTGTGCCGCCTGCACCAGCAGCTACCCGAGCCGCGCCTGCTGAGCCTGCTGGCGGCGGGCGGCGGCCCCGGCACGCTGCGCCGCCGCTATTTTGAGCCTGGCCCGCCGAAGGTGACGTGGTTTTGGGGCAAAACCGGCACGCTCACCCACACCTGCAACCTGGCCGGCTACGTACGCTGCAAAAGCGGCCGGCTGGTGGCCGTTACGTTCTTCAACAACAGTATTCCGGGCGACGACCAGGCCACGCGCAACGCTATGCAGCGCCTGCTGGGCGAAGTACGGGCGCGGCTGTGA
- a CDS encoding site-specific DNA-methyltransferase: MSKKSTTPPGSFPADPTAYTHQDKRSYIPSETEAGAEQLNPKVQGHPLRELDKNPIIHRGQDPELKWLGKYDHEGDDRPDYLKLDIRSLYRHEHVRPQELMARLYRERLAQANDQLGLFGHDYQTVDELDKPLSYYQHHAAWENRLILGDSLSVMTSLLEREGLDKKVQMVYLDPPYGIKYGSNWQIKLNNRTVTDGKDEHLSSEPEQIKAFRDTWELGIHSYLSYLRDRLLVARELLTESGSCFVQISDENVHLVRNLMDEIFGSGNFVSQIVYKTTSGTGEQLLESISDYILWYAKNKSQLKYRQLYQFKIVGGEGGTAYGKVELADGSKRSLTPDEKYDTGRLPIGARIYRIDNLTSQRGASGSDLREFNLWGKAFKPGKGTFKTDEKGLRNLAAKHRLEAVGDNLYYRRFFEDFPVFPISNVWNDTSIAGFASDKKYIVETSLKVIQRCMLMCTDPGDLVLDPTCGSGTTAYVAEQWGRRWITIDTSRIALNIAKTRLMTAAFPYYRLYDEAGQDIRQGFRYKEVPHITLKSLANDEPPASEKLYDQPEEDKKRLRVAGPFTVETLQSLNPVSPEELEAPAEELESQAQFEGRVFAGLTASGVRNGARNEQAVFLRVERRTSPALPAEGYWRDAGGRERKAYFLLGPRFGTVSKTQVNEAVRECRQLGDADWLVVLGFAFDDAIENREQTTNAGTFQVTRARIGEDLLQEGLLKKDKKAASFVTIGEPEIALLRDAATGTATVEVQGLDIWDPINNRLAARSVEDIAYWMLDDDYDGANFLVRQVFFCGGEKNEFKKWRARLDGQASASAKKQAEQTLRIELDEDAWERLYGFRSHPIELRPGRRVAVRVISQFGEESTRVLTL, translated from the coding sequence ATGTCCAAAAAATCTACTACCCCGCCGGGCTCCTTCCCCGCCGACCCCACCGCCTACACGCACCAGGATAAGCGCAGCTACATTCCGTCCGAAACCGAGGCCGGCGCCGAGCAGCTGAACCCCAAAGTGCAGGGCCACCCCTTGCGGGAGCTCGACAAAAACCCCATTATCCACCGCGGGCAGGACCCCGAGCTGAAGTGGCTGGGCAAATACGACCACGAGGGCGACGACCGGCCCGACTACCTCAAGCTCGATATTCGCTCGCTCTACCGCCACGAGCACGTGCGCCCGCAGGAGCTGATGGCGCGGCTCTACCGCGAGCGCCTGGCCCAGGCCAACGACCAGCTCGGCCTGTTTGGGCACGACTACCAGACCGTAGACGAGCTCGACAAGCCCCTGAGCTACTACCAGCACCACGCGGCCTGGGAAAACCGCCTCATCCTCGGCGACTCGCTCTCGGTAATGACCTCGCTGCTGGAGCGCGAAGGCCTCGACAAAAAGGTGCAGATGGTGTACCTCGACCCGCCCTACGGCATCAAATATGGCTCCAACTGGCAAATCAAGCTCAACAACCGCACCGTGACCGACGGCAAGGACGAGCACCTTTCCTCCGAGCCCGAGCAAATCAAAGCCTTCCGCGATACCTGGGAGCTGGGCATCCACTCCTACCTCAGCTACCTGCGCGACCGGCTTTTGGTGGCTAGGGAGTTATTGACGGAATCGGGGTCTTGCTTCGTGCAGATATCGGATGAGAACGTGCATCTGGTGCGGAACCTGATGGATGAGATTTTTGGGAGCGGGAATTTTGTGAGCCAAATTGTCTATAAAACGACTTCGGGAACCGGTGAGCAATTACTTGAAAGCATTTCGGATTATATACTTTGGTATGCCAAGAATAAAAGTCAACTTAAGTATCGGCAGCTTTACCAATTTAAGATAGTAGGCGGAGAGGGTGGAACCGCTTATGGTAAAGTTGAACTTGCAGACGGCTCGAAACGCAGTTTGACTCCTGATGAAAAGTATGATACTGGCCGTCTGCCTATCGGAGCTAGAATTTACAGAATAGACAATTTGACCAGTCAGCGGGGAGCTTCTGGTTCTGACTTGCGTGAATTTAATTTATGGGGCAAAGCATTCAAGCCAGGGAAAGGAACTTTTAAAACTGATGAAAAAGGCTTACGTAATCTCGCTGCCAAGCACCGTTTAGAAGCAGTTGGCGACAACTTATATTATCGTCGTTTTTTTGAAGACTTTCCTGTATTTCCAATATCTAACGTTTGGAATGACACAAGTATCGCTGGCTTCGCCTCTGACAAAAAGTACATAGTCGAAACCTCGCTAAAAGTCATCCAGCGCTGCATGCTCATGTGCACCGACCCCGGCGACCTCGTGCTGGACCCGACCTGCGGCAGCGGTACCACGGCCTACGTGGCCGAGCAGTGGGGCCGGCGCTGGATAACCATCGACACCTCGCGGATTGCGTTAAATATAGCAAAAACACGATTAATGACGGCCGCCTTCCCCTACTACCGGCTCTACGACGAGGCGGGGCAGGACATCCGGCAGGGCTTTCGCTACAAGGAGGTGCCGCACATCACGCTCAAGAGCCTGGCCAACGACGAGCCGCCGGCCAGCGAAAAGCTCTACGACCAGCCCGAGGAAGACAAAAAGCGCCTGCGCGTGGCCGGCCCCTTCACCGTCGAAACCCTGCAAAGCCTGAACCCGGTGTCGCCCGAGGAGCTGGAAGCGCCCGCGGAAGAGCTGGAAAGCCAGGCCCAGTTTGAGGGCCGGGTGTTTGCCGGCCTCACGGCCTCGGGCGTGCGCAACGGGGCCCGGAACGAGCAGGCCGTTTTCCTGCGCGTGGAGCGGCGCACCTCGCCCGCCCTGCCCGCCGAAGGCTACTGGCGCGATGCCGGGGGCCGCGAACGCAAAGCCTATTTCCTGCTCGGCCCGCGCTTCGGCACCGTGAGTAAAACCCAGGTCAACGAGGCCGTGAGGGAGTGCCGCCAGCTCGGCGACGCCGATTGGCTGGTGGTGCTGGGCTTCGCCTTCGACGATGCCATCGAAAACCGTGAGCAAACCACCAATGCCGGCACGTTTCAGGTCACGCGGGCGCGCATCGGCGAGGACTTATTGCAGGAAGGCCTGCTGAAGAAAGACAAGAAAGCCGCCTCGTTCGTCACCATCGGCGAGCCCGAGATTGCGCTGCTGCGCGACGCCGCCACCGGCACCGCCACCGTTGAAGTACAGGGCCTCGACATCTGGGACCCCATCAACAACCGCCTGGCCGCCCGCTCGGTCGAAGACATCGCCTACTGGATGCTCGACGACGATTACGACGGCGCCAATTTCCTGGTGCGCCAGGTTTTCTTCTGCGGCGGCGAAAAGAACGAGTTCAAAAAATGGCGTGCCCGGCTCGATGGTCAGGCCAGCGCCTCGGCCAAAAAGCAAGCCGAGCAAACCCTACGCATCGAGTTGGACGAAGACGCCTGGGAACGACTCTACGGCTTCCGCTCGCATCCCATCGAGCTGCGGCCCGGCCGGCGCGTAGCGGTGCGCGTCATCAGCCAGTTTGGGGAAGAAAGCACCCGCGTGCTCACGCTGTAG